Proteins encoded by one window of Bacteroidota bacterium:
- the hypE gene encoding hydrogenase expression/formation protein HypE has product MEENKQFNIDNYSCPLPITDYDKVMMAHGGGGTLSHQLIEKMFLSQFDNELLNMQHDGSVFEIGEERFAFTTDSYVVQPIFFPGGDIGELAVNGTVNDLAMCGAEPIYLSAGFILEEGFPLEDLWRITISMKKAGERAGIKIITGDTKVVDRGKGDKIFINTSGIGKIYPGIEISPKNCKPGDVIIISGKLAEHGMAIMSAREGLEFETAIKSDTLPLNSLVSAMVRVSNKIHVMRDPTRGGVASTLNEIASSAGVGIEIGELAIPISEEVRAACEILGFDPLYVANEGKLIAFVEQEDADKILVAMKNHPDGKDAAIIGRVVSEHPKRVIMKTSIGSMRVVDMISGEQLPRIC; this is encoded by the coding sequence ATGGAAGAAAACAAACAATTTAATATTGACAATTATTCCTGTCCACTGCCGATAACAGATTACGACAAAGTTATGATGGCACACGGTGGAGGTGGAACATTGTCGCATCAGCTAATAGAAAAAATGTTTTTATCTCAGTTCGATAATGAGCTACTAAATATGCAACACGATGGCTCAGTGTTCGAAATTGGAGAGGAGAGATTTGCATTTACAACCGATTCGTATGTTGTGCAACCTATATTTTTTCCCGGAGGTGATATAGGTGAACTTGCAGTAAACGGAACGGTAAACGATTTAGCGATGTGCGGCGCCGAACCTATTTACCTTTCCGCAGGATTTATTCTAGAAGAAGGCTTCCCTTTGGAAGATTTGTGGCGTATTACAATCTCAATGAAAAAAGCCGGTGAAAGAGCCGGTATCAAAATCATTACGGGCGACACGAAGGTGGTTGACCGCGGGAAAGGGGATAAAATTTTTATCAACACTTCGGGTATCGGAAAAATATATCCGGGGATTGAAATATCTCCAAAGAATTGCAAGCCCGGTGATGTAATAATTATCAGTGGAAAATTAGCGGAACACGGTATGGCGATAATGTCGGCTCGCGAAGGGTTGGAATTTGAAACTGCAATCAAAAGCGATACCCTTCCGTTAAATTCATTGGTGTCGGCGATGGTAAGAGTTTCTAACAAAATTCACGTTATGCGCGACCCAACCCGTGGAGGTGTAGCAAGTACTCTGAATGAAATCGCATCATCAGCCGGTGTCGGAATCGAGATTGGCGAATTAGCAATTCCGATTTCCGAAGAAGTAAGAGCCGCTTGCGAAATATTAGGATTCGATCCGCTTTATGTTGCAAATGAGGGAAAGTTGATTGCTTTTGTCGAGCAGGAAGACGCTGATAAAATATTGGTGGCTATGAAAAATCACCCCGACGGAAAAGATGCTGCAATTATTGGTAGAGTTGTGAGCGAGCACCCCAAAAGAGTTATTATGAAAACTTCTATCGGAAGTATGCGTGTAGTGGATATGATATCGGGCGAACAATTACCAAGGATTTGTTAG
- a CDS encoding 3'-5' exonuclease, giving the protein MNFLAIDFETADYQPDSACAIGLVRVENEKIVAREAHLINPPRRSMVFTYIHGITLADVMHSPKFKDVWGKIDHLLKDIDFFVAHNAGFDKGVLYACCATSGLPLPATEFECTMRLARKIWKIHPTKLPDVCRRFDISLNHHDAASDSEACARIMIRVLQETGNTYLKNKK; this is encoded by the coding sequence ATGAACTTCCTCGCTATAGACTTTGAAACAGCCGATTATCAACCGGATAGTGCTTGTGCTATCGGACTTGTACGAGTTGAGAACGAAAAGATTGTTGCTCGTGAAGCCCATCTTATTAACCCACCTCGTAGGAGTATGGTTTTTACATATATACATGGAATTACTTTGGCAGATGTTATGCACTCACCTAAGTTTAAAGATGTTTGGGGAAAGATCGATCATCTTTTGAAAGACATCGATTTTTTCGTTGCCCATAACGCAGGATTTGATAAAGGAGTTTTGTATGCTTGTTGTGCAACTTCAGGACTTCCTCTTCCGGCAACTGAATTCGAGTGTACGATGCGGCTTGCACGAAAAATCTGGAAAATTCATCCAACAAAATTACCCGATGTTTGCCGCCGTTTCGATATCTCGCTCAATCACCACGATGCCGCATCTGATTCTGAAGCGTGTGCTCGAATAATGATTCGAGTGTTACAAGAAACCGGAAATACCTATCTAAAAAATAAAAAATAA
- a CDS encoding 4Fe-4S binding protein, with protein sequence MSRPKLTRLKNIRFVVSLVFFVLISLLFLDPWNKISPEFTNYVVALQLIPALLKILFYTGVTTIGLIFIILLTFAFGRVYCSTLCPIGTLQDIVIYLKRKINLRERFQYKKSPYIYHYLLFILLTIFTVAGSTTLLNLFEPFSNYGRILTNTAEPLIILTNNFISNILGDFQLYFVYVIPLRKISLDILAIPILFFALIVYMSYSQGRLFCNSLCPAGALLGLISRFSIFKIVINETACNECGACEKVCKANCIESETKRIDFASCIGCFNCIKSCPTSGVIYAGIKLRNASTSLVVFNSSRRNFFKYNIIPVAVTSLPVMSITDTIGIQRNGFQDARKHPISPPGSISIEHFKSLCTACHLCVTSCPTHVLYPTLFDYGIDGILQPKLNYDASFCNYDCNICTLICPSGAILPVDVPSKKLIQIGRTHFVKEDCVVIDKKKECAACAEHCPTKAVKMAPYEGKLKLPELNNDLCTGCGACEYACPTTPRKAIYVRRNSVHLQAIKPDVKKKEDVPEGLIEFPF encoded by the coding sequence GTGAGTCGTCCTAAATTAACTCGTCTCAAAAATATTCGATTTGTAGTTTCTCTTGTTTTTTTTGTTCTCATCAGTCTGTTATTCTTAGATCCGTGGAATAAAATTTCACCGGAATTCACTAACTATGTTGTAGCACTGCAACTGATTCCTGCGCTCCTAAAAATTCTCTTTTATACCGGCGTAACAACCATCGGGCTGATTTTTATTATCCTATTGACGTTTGCATTCGGAAGAGTTTATTGTTCGACTCTCTGCCCAATAGGGACTCTTCAAGACATTGTTATTTATTTAAAAAGAAAAATTAACCTGCGGGAGAGGTTCCAGTATAAAAAATCGCCTTACATTTATCATTATTTATTATTTATTCTTTTAACGATATTTACAGTCGCTGGCAGCACCACGTTATTGAATTTGTTTGAGCCATTCAGTAATTACGGTAGAATTTTAACAAACACCGCAGAACCCCTGATAATTTTAACGAACAACTTTATTTCCAATATTTTAGGAGACTTTCAACTCTATTTTGTATACGTTATCCCTTTACGCAAAATTAGTTTAGATATTCTTGCAATACCCATTTTATTTTTTGCACTCATAGTTTACATGTCGTATTCACAAGGCAGATTATTTTGCAATAGTCTTTGTCCGGCGGGTGCATTATTAGGATTGATCTCCCGGTTTTCAATCTTTAAAATCGTGATCAATGAAACCGCCTGCAACGAATGTGGTGCTTGTGAAAAAGTGTGCAAAGCTAACTGTATTGAAAGCGAAACTAAACGAATTGATTTCGCTTCGTGTATTGGTTGTTTTAATTGCATAAAATCGTGCCCGACGAGCGGTGTTATTTATGCTGGAATCAAATTAAGAAATGCATCAACCTCGCTGGTTGTTTTCAATTCTTCAAGAAGAAATTTTTTTAAGTATAATATTATTCCAGTCGCTGTAACCTCACTACCGGTTATGTCGATAACGGATACAATTGGAATTCAGAGAAACGGGTTTCAAGATGCAAGAAAGCATCCTATTTCGCCTCCCGGTTCTATCAGCATCGAACATTTTAAAAGTTTGTGCACTGCTTGCCATTTGTGCGTAACCTCCTGCCCTACGCATGTATTATATCCAACCTTGTTCGATTATGGGATAGATGGAATTCTACAGCCGAAATTGAATTACGATGCGAGCTTTTGTAACTACGATTGCAACATTTGTACTTTAATTTGTCCAAGCGGAGCTATTCTGCCTGTTGATGTTCCATCAAAAAAATTAATACAAATTGGTAGAACGCATTTTGTAAAAGAAGATTGCGTAGTAATTGATAAGAAAAAAGAATGTGCTGCTTGTGCAGAGCACTGCCCGACAAAAGCCGTTAAGATGGCTCCTTATGAAGGGAAATTAAAACTTCCCGAACTCAACAACGACCTTTGTACAGGATGTGGCGCCTGCGAGTATGCCTGCCCGACTACACCGCGAAAAGCAATTTATGTTCGAAGAAACTCCGTCCATTTACAAGCTATTAAACCAGATGTAAAGAAAAAGGAAGATGTGCCTGAAGGATTAATAGAATTTCCGTTTTAA
- a CDS encoding DUF362 domain-containing protein: MDRRAFIKSSIGASAALGSLLNFGKYEKLFPITSTTYDLIAIKGGEPDIMFDKGIEALGSMKTFVKKGQTVVVKPNIGWDVPPERAANTHPKLVSRIVKHCIDAGAKDVYVVDHTCDEWQRAYQNSGIEKAVKDVGGKIVPGNSESYYQSVTIANGKSLKTTKEHEIILSSNVFINVPILKSHSGTTLTIAMKNLMGNVWDRRYWHRTDLHQCIADFATYRKPDLNIVDAYWVMKANGPRGISIEDVVTMKAQLISTDMVAVDAAAAKLFGLNPDDIGYIRYAAEMKVGIKDLDKLNIKRITV, from the coding sequence ATGGATCGAAGAGCATTTATTAAAAGCAGTATTGGAGCTTCAGCGGCACTTGGGTCTCTGCTTAATTTTGGAAAGTATGAAAAACTTTTTCCAATCACATCAACCACTTACGATCTTATTGCAATTAAAGGAGGCGAGCCGGATATAATGTTCGATAAAGGTATTGAAGCATTAGGGAGTATGAAAACATTCGTTAAGAAAGGACAGACAGTTGTTGTAAAACCTAATATCGGCTGGGATGTACCTCCCGAACGTGCAGCCAATACACATCCAAAATTAGTTTCCCGAATTGTCAAACATTGTATTGATGCGGGTGCAAAGGATGTTTATGTCGTTGACCACACATGCGACGAATGGCAACGAGCTTACCAAAACAGCGGCATCGAAAAAGCTGTAAAAGATGTTGGCGGAAAAATTGTTCCAGGTAATAGTGAAAGCTACTACCAATCCGTAACAATTGCTAATGGTAAATCTTTGAAAACTACCAAAGAACACGAAATTATACTCTCCTCAAACGTATTCATTAACGTTCCCATACTTAAAAGCCATAGCGGAACAACATTAACAATCGCAATGAAAAATTTGATGGGAAACGTGTGGGACAGAAGATACTGGCATCGAACAGATTTGCACCAGTGCATAGCTGATTTTGCTACATACCGCAAACCCGACTTAAATATTGTAGATGCCTATTGGGTAATGAAAGCAAACGGTCCACGCGGCATTTCCATTGAAGATGTAGTAACTATGAAGGCACAATTAATATCAACCGATATGGTAGCAGTGGATGCCGCAGCCGCTAAACTCTTTGGATTGAATCCGGATGACATCGGCTATATCCGATATGCGGCAGAGATGAAGGTTGGGATAAAAGATTTAGATAAACTCAATATAAAACGGATAACTGTGTGA